A region from the Benincasa hispida cultivar B227 chromosome 12, ASM972705v1, whole genome shotgun sequence genome encodes:
- the LOC120067698 gene encoding polyadenylate-binding protein RBP47B', which produces MATLAGQPTHHQPTTVEEVRTLWIGDLQYWVDESYLNSCFAHTGEVISIKIIRNKITGQPEGYGFVEFVSHAAAERILQTYNGTQMPGTEQTFRLNWASFGIGERRPDAGPEHSIFVGDLAPDVTDYLLQETFRVQYPSVRGAKVVTDPNTGRSKGYGFVKFADENERNRAMSEMNGVYCSTRPMRISAATPKKTIGVQQQYSLGKAMYPVPAYTTSVPALPADYDANNTTIFVGNLDPNITEEELKQTFLQFGEIAYVKIPAGKGCGFVQFGTRASAEEAIQKMQGKIIGQQVVRTSWGRNPAAKQDLATWGQQVDPNQWSAYYGYGGTYDAYGYGVVQDPSLYAYGAYSGYGSYPQQVDGVQDLASVACVVPSVEQGEEWNDMLDTPDVDYLNDAYLSKHESAILGWPLWLTTSSLVRQT; this is translated from the exons ATGGCAACTCTGGCAGGTCAACCAACTCACCATCAACCAACTACGGTGGAGGAAGTTAGAACACTTTGGATAGGGGATTTGCAGTACTGGGTAGATGAGTCTTACCTTAATTCTTGCTTCGCTCACACTGGCGAG gtaatttcaattaaaattattCGCAATAAGATCACTGGCCAGCCTGAGGGTTACGGGTTTGTGGAGTTTGTATCTCATGCCGCAGCAGAAAGAATTTTGCAGACATACAATGGAACTCAGATGCCTGGAACGGAGCAAACTTTCAGATTGAATTGGGCCTCCTTTGGAATTGGAGAAAGGCGCCCCGATGCTGGCCCTGAGCACTCTATTTTTGTGGGGGATTTGGCTCCTGATGTTACAGACTATCTGTTGCAAGAGACTTTTAGAGTGCAATATCCATCTGTTAGGGGTGCTAAAGTTGTGACTGATCCAAACACTGGACGTTCGAAGGGATATGGGTTTGTTAAATTTGCTGATGAAAATGAAAGGAATCGAGCTATGTCAGAAATGAATGGTGTTTATTGCTCAACTAGGCCTATGCGTATTAGTGCAGCAACGCCCAAAAAAACCATTGGTGTTCAGCAGCAATATAGTCTAGGTAAAG CAATGTACCCAGTTCCAGCCTACACTACATCTGTGCCTGCACTTCCAGCAGATTATGATGCAAATAACACAACA ATATTTGTTGGTAACTTGGATCCGAATATTACAGAGGAGGAGTTGAAGCAAACCTTTTTGCAGTTTGGTGAGATTGCTTATGTGAAAATTCCTGCCGGGAAAGGCTGTGGTTTTGTCCAGTTTGGGACAAG GGCTTCAGCTGAAGAAGCCATCCAAAAGATGCAAGGAAAGATAATTGGTCAACAAGTAGTTCGTACTTCTTGGGGCAGAAATCCGGCTGCCAAGCAG GACTTGGCTACTTGGGGTCAGCAAGTTGATCCGAACCAGTGGAGCGCTTACTATGGGTATGGAGGGACTTATGATGCTTATGGGTATGGAGTTGTACAAGATCCATCTTTATATGCTTATGGTGCATATTCGGGTTATGGCTCGTATCCTCAACAG GTCGATGGTGTACAAGATTTGGCTTCTGTAGCTTGTGTGGTCCCTTCTGTGGAACAGGGAGAGGAATGGAATGATATGCTGGATACGCCAGATGTTGATTA TTTAAATGATGCATACCTCTCGAAACATGAAAGTGCTATTTTAGGCTGGCCATTATGGTTGACTACCTCATCACTGGTTAGGCAAACATGA